The Thalassophryne amazonica chromosome 8, fThaAma1.1, whole genome shotgun sequence genome includes a window with the following:
- the kcnj11 gene encoding ATP-sensitive inward rectifier potassium channel 11, whose protein sequence is MLSRKGLIPEDYLLTRLAEDVLQPKFQAKPRKARFVAKSGTCNVAHTNIREQGRFLQDVFTTLVDLKWLHTLIIFTMSFLCSWLLFGMIWWLVAFAHGDLDQREEEGFVPCVTDIHSFSSAFLFSIEVQVTIGFGGRMITEECVSAIIILIVQNIVGLVINAIMLGCIFMKTAQANRRAETLIFSKHAVISVRNNKLCFMVRIGDLRKSMIISATVRMQVVRKTTTEEGEVVPLDQIDIHMDNPVGTNGVFLVSPLIICHVIDKDSPLYELSAFDLQHEDIEVIVVLEGVVETTGITTQARTSYVSEEILWGQRFVPTVSEEDGMYAVDYSKFGNTVRVPTPCCSAKKLDQVGGIAQYKVNEGVTLRPSGRRRRGSVVVRRRRMDS, encoded by the coding sequence ATGTTGTCCAGGAAAGgacttattcctgaggattactTGCTGACCCGTTTGGCGGAGGATGTCCTGCAGCCAAAGTTTCAGGCCAAACCGAGGAAGGCTCGGTTCGTCGCCAAAAGCGGCACCTGCAATGTGGCGCACACCAACATCCGCGAGCAGGGCCGCTTCCTGCAGGACGTCTTCACCACGCTTGTGGACTTAAAATGGCTTCACACGCTCATCATCTTCACCATGTCATTTCTGTGCAGCTGGCTCCTTTTCGGGATGATCTGGTGGCTGGTCGCCTTTGCGCACGGGGATCTGGACCAGAGAGAAGAGGAGGGCTTTGTTCCGTGCGTAACGGACATCCACTCCTTCTCCTCCGCTTTCCTCTTCTCCATAGAGGTCCAGGTGACCATCGGCTTCGGAGGACGGATGATCACGGAGGAGTGCGTGTCCGCCATCATCATCCTGATCGTGCAGAACATCGTGGGCCTGGTCATCAACGCCATCATGCTCGGCTGTATCTTCATGAAAACCGCGCAGGCCAACCGGCGCGCGGAGACGCTCATTTTCAGCAAGCACGCGGTTATCTCTGTGCGCAACAACAAGCTCTGCTTCATGGTCCGCATCGGGGACCTGAGGAAGAGCATGATCATCAGCGCCACCGTGAGGATGCAGGTGGTGAGGAAAACCACCACCGAGGAAGGCGAGGTGGTGCCTCTGGACCAGATCGACATCCACATGGACAACCCGGTGGGCACGAACGGGGTCTTCCTCGTGTCCCCCCTCATCATCTGTCACGTGATCGACAAGGACAGCCCGCTGTACGAGCTGTCCGCCTTCGACCTGCAGCACGAGGACATCGAGGTGATCGTAGTGCTGGAGGGCGTGGTGGAGACCACCGGGATCACCACGCAGGCCCGGACCTCCTACGTGTCCGAGGAGATCCTGTGGGGGCAGCGCTTCGTGCCCACCGTGTCCGAGGAGGACGGCATGTACGCGGTGGATTACTCCAAATTCGGTAACACGGTGAGGGTGCCGACGCCGTGCTGCAGCGCCAAGAAACTGGACCAGGTCGGCGGCATCGCGCAGTACAAAGTGAACGAGGGCGTCACCTTGAGGCCGTCGGGGAGAAGACGCCGCGGGTCGGTGGTGGTGCGGCGGCGCAGGATGGACAGTTAG